In Spirochaetota bacterium, a single genomic region encodes these proteins:
- the ispD gene encoding 2-C-methyl-D-erythritol 4-phosphate cytidylyltransferase has product MNDGGQTNKKMYRVFGIILAGGQGARLGNNLPKQFVNLYNRPIITWSLEKFNIHPKINGIIVITPLEYTLLIEEIVKEHKISNITKIIPGGETRQGSSYNALHSIDFNSDDILVFHDAARPFIKKELIDKCIEETEAYGACGVYIKAIDTIAEADRDLIKHIPDRAKLYYTQTPQSFKYSIIREAHEVALLRDITDSSDDVQLAIEAGYNVKIIEGDYSNIKITTPLDLEFARFIAEKKCN; this is encoded by the coding sequence ATGAATGATGGGGGACAAACCAATAAGAAGATGTATAGAGTATTTGGCATAATCTTAGCAGGCGGACAGGGAGCAAGACTTGGGAATAATCTCCCAAAGCAATTTGTCAATCTATACAATAGACCAATAATTACATGGTCCCTGGAGAAATTCAATATTCATCCCAAGATAAATGGAATAATAGTAATTACCCCACTTGAATATACTCTACTCATAGAAGAGATAGTTAAGGAACATAAAATCTCTAATATCACTAAAATTATACCTGGAGGCGAGACCAGACAGGGATCATCATACAATGCATTGCATAGCATTGATTTTAATAGCGATGATATTCTAGTTTTTCATGACGCAGCAAGGCCGTTTATAAAAAAAGAATTAATAGATAAATGCATAGAAGAGACTGAGGCTTATGGAGCCTGTGGCGTTTACATAAAAGCGATTGATACCATCGCTGAAGCTGACAGAGACCTCATCAAGCATATACCAGATAGAGCAAAACTATATTACACTCAAACCCCACAATCATTCAAATATAGCATAATCAGAGAAGCCCACGAGGTTGCACTTCTAAGGGATATAACAGATTCTTCTGATGATGTTCAACTGGCAATAGAAGCAGGATATAATGTAAAAATTATCGAGGGAGACTATAGTAATATTAAGATCACAACACCCCTTGACCTTGAATTTGCTAGGTTTATAGCAGAAAAAAAATGCAATTGA